One region of Oscillatoria salina IIICB1 genomic DNA includes:
- a CDS encoding DoxX family protein, which produces MNQIQKSKEILRVVLAVCMLVAGSLHFLVPEPFIKIVPDILPQPAAIVYISGALEILAFFGLLIPPASRTTAWSLIALFIAVFPANLNMAINHIHLDGIPDSPWFQAVRLPFQAVLIAWAYWYTLPDNNPKQASIVPRSWLSKY; this is translated from the coding sequence ATGAACCAAATTCAGAAAAGTAAAGAAATTCTTCGAGTTGTTCTTGCTGTCTGTATGTTAGTTGCGGGGAGTTTGCACTTTCTTGTCCCAGAACCATTTATCAAAATTGTACCAGATATTCTTCCGCAGCCCGCAGCGATCGTCTATATCAGTGGTGCTTTGGAAATTTTGGCTTTTTTCGGGTTACTAATACCACCGGCTAGTCGTACTACTGCTTGGTCGTTAATAGCTTTATTCATTGCAGTTTTTCCAGCTAATCTTAACATGGCTATTAATCATATTCACCTTGATGGTATACCAGATTCTCCCTGGTTTCAAGCTGTCAGGCTGCCTTTTCAAGCTGTTTTAATTGCTTGGGCATATTGGTATACTTTACCAGATAATAATCCGAAACAAGCTTCAATCGTACCTCGTTCTTGGTTGTCTAA